From the Acidobacteriota bacterium genome, the window CTGCGGGGGCACCCCGCGACCGCTCGGGACCGTCGAGCAGGCCTACAGCCACTTCCGGCTCCGGATGAGATGTTACGTGCTGAATGTCGGCACCGCTGAACACCTGTCCTGCTTATCCAGAATCGGAAAAGGATGCGAAAGAGAGGAGCCTCGTTTGGAAGGTCGCGGGGAGTTTCTGTCCTGGGTCCCGTTCGCGGAGGCCCGTTCCCTGCCCTTCCACGGTATCGCCCGCAAGGCCCTCGCGTTCATCGGTTGATCGGGCCGCCGGGCCGACCGCCCGGACCTCGCGCGACAGGTCTGACGCAAAGACGCGAAGCCTCATTCCGATTCGGTCTGACAGCAAGACCTTGCACGTTCACCGTTCATTGCGTTCTCTGTGTTCCTTGCGGCCACTCCCCGGCATACTGGCGCCCTATTAGCGCCGGCGGAATCCGCTGAAGCCGGAAGGCACCTGCATCGGGGCCGTGCGCAGGTTCTGCATGCGGGCGTCGCCCAGCATCCGGCCCAGGTTCTCCCGCTCCAGGTTGTGCAGGCCTTCCCCCCCGGCCCCGGGGGCCACCGGTTTCCACCCCTTGCCGTCGTGAGCTTCCCAGCCGTTCTCCCCGCGGCGGTAGACCTGGCCGTCCCGTCCCGCGAAGAGGTTCTCGGGCCGTGCGCCCGTGAGCCCGGAGGGCCCGAGCCCGCCGTGGCGCCAGGCCTCGAACTGCTGCCGCCACTGCTGGAGCTGGGGGTTGTTCCGGATGACGTTGGCGGACCACTGCTGGTACTGGTCGCGGTAGAACGGGACGACCGGCACCCAGACGGCCCAGCCGCCCATGCCCGTCCACCAGGGGGCCCAGAAGTCGTCGGTGCCGCCGCGGTAGTCCCAGCCCCACCACCCGGGGCCCCAGCCGGGGGCTTCCACCACCGCGCAGGTCCAGGTCCACCCGCCGTGGGAGCCGGAATACAGCTCCACGCCGTAGCCCCACGTCCAGGGCCTGGGGTACCAGAAGGACCCGACCCAGGGGGCGTAGACCCACCCCGTCCCGTAGACGACGGTCTCGTCCGGGCAGACGTAGGACCCGAGGTAACCGGGCAGGTACCCCACCCAGATCTCGTCGGGGGTGACGTTGTAGACGTTGACGTAGGTCACGGGGTGGACGGGGGAAGAGGGCGGGATCTCGTACACGGCCGGGGGAACGGCGTCCGCCGCCTCCCAGGGGCCGTCCGGCGAGGCGGCGCGGAACCAGACGCCGTTGCGGACCGCGTAGAAGTTGGCCGCGTCCACGCGGACCACCGGGATGTCCGCGTTGACGGCGTACTGGAGGGACGTCCCGTCGATGGCGACGAAACGGGGGTCCCCGTCGTAGTTCACGTCCGTCCGGGCCTCCTTGCGTTTCACCACGGCGGTCTGAGGGATGGAGCCCGCGATGAGGGCCTCCCGGGACTGGGGCGTGGAGGGGATGGAGGCCAGGACGTACCCCTTCGGGTCGTTCTCGGGGATCCGGAGGAAGTCCTCGGGGAGGTCGGCGCCCGGGACGTAGGCCCAGGGGCCGTCGAGCGCGGGGGCGGCGAACCACCGCCCGGAGAGCAGCAGGTAGTACCGGGCGCCCGGGGGGTCGAAGAAGAGCGCGTTGGGGGAGTTGGAGACTTCCTGGAGAGCCGTCCCCGCAATGGGGCGAAAACGCACGTCGCCGTCGGTCTGGACCAGTTCCGCGGGGACGGTGCTGACCCGGACCCGGGAGATGACGGTCTCCGTTCGGGGGGCGTCCGGGACCGGGGCCACGGCCGTCGCCGGGGAGTCCCCCGCCGGCCCGGCGGTCGCGGGGGGCGCCGTCGAAGGGGCCCCCTTCAGCGTCCGGCTCGCGGCGGCCCGCTCGTCCCGGAGCTTTGAGAGGAGGGCGTCCAGGGTTTCGGTCGAGCCGGTGACGGTCTCCCAGGGTCCTTCGATCTGCCCGGCGGCGAGCCAGACCCCGGGCAGGTGCAGGAAGAAGCGCTTCGCGCCGGGGTCGAACACGAGGGTGGACCGGGTGTTGACGACCCGCAGCCACCCCGTCTCCCCGAGGGGCCGGAGCGCCGGCGTTCCGTCGACGAGGACGAGGGCCGTCGGTTCCTTGCAGTAATAGATCCGGGGGGGGTCGTTCCGGACGGTGGTCTTCCGCGTCTTCAGCCGGACCTGCGAGGTAGCGAGGGCGGTTTCCAGCCGGTCCAGGGAGAACGTGTGCGGGAACTGGGGAAGGCTGTCGGCGAGGGTCTGCTCGAAGGCGGTCCCGTCGTCGAAGAGGGTCGGGAACGAGACCTTCTCCAGGCGCATGGCCTGGATGGTGACCATGCGATGCTCCCGGTCCGTCAGGGTGCGGGCCGAGAACCACCCCACCCCGAAGGCGTCGCGGTACCCCTGGGACGCGTCGTCGTCGCCCGGTTTGACGGCCCCCGTTTTCTCCCGGGGGACCTTCACCGAGAGCGCCGCCCTGAACTTCAGCAGGGTGCCTTCCCAACTCTCCACCTGAGGCGGGTAGAAGCTGATCCGTGCGGTCCCGGAGGTGATGATTTTCGGCCAGCCGCCGTCGGGCGGTGAGACGACCTCGGCGCCGGTCCCCGATGGATCCTGGGGCGCGGCCGCCAGGGACAACCAGGCGCAGACGAAAACAAACCACCCCGCGCCTGCCCGGCAGGCGGAACGGTGCCTCGGGGTCATGGAAACCTCCCTTGCCTTTCTATTCCGGTTTTTGCTTCCGATCGATGACCTCGACCGTGTCCATGGCGATGACGAGTTCCTCGTTGGTGGGGATCACCAGGACGGCGGTTTTCGAGTCCGGTGTCGAGATGACGGCTTCCTTGCCCCGGATGGTCTCCCCATTCTTCGCCCGGTCCAGGTGAATGCCCATGAACTCCAGGCCCGAGAGGGACTTCTCCCGGATCAGCGGGCTGTTCTCGCCCACCCCGGCGGTGAAGACCACGGCGTCCGTCCCGCCGAGGACGGCGTTGTAGGCGCCGATGTACTTCCGGATCCGGTAGCCGTAGATCTCGAGGGCGAGCGTCGCGCGGGGGTCCCCCTTCTCGTGGAGGTCCTCAAGGTCGCGCATGTCGGACGACGTCCCCGAGATCCCCAGGACGCCGCTGAACTTGTTGAGGAGGTTGTTGGCTTCCAGCAGGGAGAGCTGTTCCTGCTCCATGATGTGCAGGATGACGGCGGGGTCGATGTCCCCCGAGCGGGTCCCCATCACCAGCCCCTCCAGCGGGGTGAAGCCCATGGAGGTGTCCACCGACTTCCCGCCCCTGACGGCGGTGGCGCTGGCGCCGTTGCCGAGGTGAAGGGTGATGAGGCTGGTCTCCTCCGGTTTCCGGCCGAGCAGTTCGCAGGCCCGTCGGGAAACGTAGTAGTGGGAGGTCCCGTGAAAACCGTAGCGGCGGACGGCGTACTGCTCGTAGAGCTGGTACGGGATGGGGTAGATGAACGCGTGCTCCGGGATGGTGGAGTGAAAGGCGGTGTCGAAGACGGCCACGTTGGGGACCCCGGGAAGGATGGCCCGCGAGGCCTCGATGCCCTGGATGTTCGGGGGGTTGTGGAGCGGGGCCAGCTGGATGTTGTCCTTGAGGACCTGGATCACGGCGTCGTCGATCAGGGTGGAGTGGGTGAACTTCTCCCCCCCGTGGACCACGCGGTGCCCCACGGCCTGGATGTCCTCGACCCGCTTGAGGACGCCGGTCTCGGGGGCGCCCAGCATCCGCAGGACCACGCCGATCGCCAGCGAGTGGTCCGACAGGTCGTCCTCCCGGGAGAGTTTCGGGACGCCGGGGCGCTCCAGCTCGAACACCGCCCCGATCATCCCGATACGGTCCGCCTTGCCCCAGGCGAGGGCCGCCCCGGAAGCGGTGTCGAACAGCTTGTACTTCACGGTGGAGCTGCCGCAGTTCAGGGTCAGTACGATCATGGTCCTTCTCCCTCAGAGGTCGATCCGCCGGTACTGGCTGTCATACCGGTGGAAACCTTCCCCGCTCTTGACGCCCAGCTTCCCCTCGCGGACCATCCGCCGCAGCAGGGGGCACGCCCGGTACGTCGGGTCCCCCAGGTGCTTGAACAGCCCGTCCAGGGAGTCCAGGACCGTGTCGATCCCCATCTGGTCGGCCATGGCCAGGGGGCCGAGTGACAGGTTGAATCCCAGGTGGATGGCGTCGTCGATTTCCTTGGCGGACGCCAGACCTTCCATCAGGACGTTGGCGGCGGTGTTGATCATGGGCAGGATGATGCGGGCCGTCAGGTAGCCCGGGTACTCGAACACTTCGAAACACCGTTT encodes:
- a CDS encoding carbohydrate-binding family V/XII; this encodes MTPRHRSACRAGAGWFVFVCAWLSLAAAPQDPSGTGAEVVSPPDGGWPKIITSGTARISFYPPQVESWEGTLLKFRAALSVKVPREKTGAVKPGDDDASQGYRDAFGVGWFSARTLTDREHRMVTIQAMRLEKVSFPTLFDDGTAFEQTLADSLPQFPHTFSLDRLETALATSQVRLKTRKTTVRNDPPRIYYCKEPTALVLVDGTPALRPLGETGWLRVVNTRSTLVFDPGAKRFFLHLPGVWLAAGQIEGPWETVTGSTETLDALLSKLRDERAAASRTLKGAPSTAPPATAGPAGDSPATAVAPVPDAPRTETVISRVRVSTVPAELVQTDGDVRFRPIAGTALQEVSNSPNALFFDPPGARYYLLLSGRWFAAPALDGPWAYVPGADLPEDFLRIPENDPKGYVLASIPSTPQSREALIAGSIPQTAVVKRKEARTDVNYDGDPRFVAIDGTSLQYAVNADIPVVRVDAANFYAVRNGVWFRAASPDGPWEAADAVPPAVYEIPPSSPVHPVTYVNVYNVTPDEIWVGYLPGYLGSYVCPDETVVYGTGWVYAPWVGSFWYPRPWTWGYGVELYSGSHGGWTWTCAVVEAPGWGPGWWGWDYRGGTDDFWAPWWTGMGGWAVWVPVVPFYRDQYQQWSANVIRNNPQLQQWRQQFEAWRHGGLGPSGLTGARPENLFAGRDGQVYRRGENGWEAHDGKGWKPVAPGAGGEGLHNLERENLGRMLGDARMQNLRTAPMQVPSGFSGFRRR
- a CDS encoding acetate kinase, whose amino-acid sequence is MIVLTLNCGSSTVKYKLFDTASGAALAWGKADRIGMIGAVFELERPGVPKLSREDDLSDHSLAIGVVLRMLGAPETGVLKRVEDIQAVGHRVVHGGEKFTHSTLIDDAVIQVLKDNIQLAPLHNPPNIQGIEASRAILPGVPNVAVFDTAFHSTIPEHAFIYPIPYQLYEQYAVRRYGFHGTSHYYVSRRACELLGRKPEETSLITLHLGNGASATAVRGGKSVDTSMGFTPLEGLVMGTRSGDIDPAVILHIMEQEQLSLLEANNLLNKFSGVLGISGTSSDMRDLEDLHEKGDPRATLALEIYGYRIRKYIGAYNAVLGGTDAVVFTAGVGENSPLIREKSLSGLEFMGIHLDRAKNGETIRGKEAVISTPDSKTAVLVIPTNEELVIAMDTVEVIDRKQKPE